A part of Larkinella insperata genomic DNA contains:
- the trhO gene encoding oxygen-dependent tRNA uridine(34) hydroxylase TrhO, producing the protein MKPYRVLLYYCYTTIENPEQFRDEHHQLCIRLNLLGRIIVAPEGLNGTVSGSPADCEEYMRIVKADPRFDSLEFKVDESDEHAFQKLNVRLKNEIVNSDLPVDPLVRTGIHLEPEDFKKLKDEEDVVLIDMRSNYEHSVGKFKGAITFDMENLRELPQHMEEIKHLKKKKVITYCTGGIKCEKASAYLIDQGFENVYQLHGGIIKYGLEAGGEDFDGKCYVFDNRVAVEVNQVNPVVIATCYRCGSPTDRMINCASPACNNHVTLCENCGDEHQGTCRNECKADPNLRPYDGTGYYAKETRGYSPLLGYRSQQASMSH; encoded by the coding sequence ATGAAGCCCTATCGCGTTTTATTATACTACTGCTATACAACCATTGAAAACCCCGAGCAGTTTCGGGATGAACACCACCAGCTCTGCATTCGCCTGAATTTGCTGGGCCGAATCATCGTGGCCCCTGAAGGATTGAACGGCACGGTATCGGGTTCGCCCGCCGACTGCGAGGAATACATGCGGATTGTCAAAGCCGACCCGCGCTTTGACAGTCTGGAGTTTAAAGTGGACGAATCCGACGAACACGCCTTCCAGAAACTGAACGTTCGGCTGAAAAACGAGATCGTCAACTCCGATCTGCCGGTTGATCCGCTCGTCCGCACGGGTATTCACCTCGAACCCGAAGATTTTAAAAAACTGAAGGACGAGGAGGATGTTGTGCTGATCGACATGCGGTCGAACTACGAGCATTCCGTCGGGAAATTCAAGGGTGCCATTACCTTCGACATGGAGAACCTGCGGGAGCTACCCCAGCACATGGAAGAAATCAAGCACCTCAAAAAGAAGAAGGTGATTACCTACTGCACGGGCGGCATCAAGTGCGAAAAAGCCAGCGCCTACCTGATCGATCAGGGTTTCGAGAACGTCTACCAGCTGCACGGCGGCATCATCAAATACGGGCTTGAAGCCGGTGGGGAAGATTTCGACGGCAAATGCTACGTGTTCGACAACCGGGTGGCGGTGGAGGTCAACCAGGTAAATCCGGTCGTTATTGCGACCTGTTACCGCTGCGGTTCCCCCACCGACCGGATGATCAACTGCGCCAGCCCGGCCTGCAACAACCACGTGACGCTCTGCGAAAACTGCGGAGACGAACACCAGGGCACCTGCCGGAACGAATGCAAGGCCGACCCGAATCTGCGCCCGTACGACGGTACCGGGTATTACGCCAAAGAAACCCGCGGCTACTCGCCCTTGCTGGGTTACCGGAGCCAGCAGGCGTCAATGAGCCACTAA
- a CDS encoding GH3 family domain-containing protein, which yields MAFLGSLLKRGISLTNVVRRKKLNPLKLQKKTFIKLIGKARYTQFGQAFQFEDIENAAFFDESKEFYRKFQENVPIYDYNKIYKDWWHRSIKGEKNVCWPGRVTYFALSSGTSEAASKSIPVTKAMTKAIQKTSIRQILSLSRYQHLPSQLYEKGMLMLGGSTRLSYRDNHFEGDLSGIQAKQIPFWFQKFYKPGKEIAQEQDWALKLDEITEQASQWDIGFVVGVPAWIQLLMEKIIDHYKVKTIHDIWPNLMVFCHGGVSFEPYRKGFERLLAHPITYIETYLASEGFIAYQSHPDAEGMQLVLDNGIFFEFIPFNDENFNADGEVVAKPQTLMIDEVEEGKEYALLISTVSGAWRYLIGDTIRFVSKKRCEIVITGRTKHFLSLCGEHLSVDNMNKAVELASRELKINVREFTVAGISHDNLFAHHWYIGTDESVDETVLKSLIDAKLKELNDDYAVERRHALKDVFVTVLPSSTFYKWMETKGKLGGQNKFPRVLKKNLVGDWEGFLNTQGIEPQTIREL from the coding sequence ATGGCCTTTTTAGGAAGCTTATTGAAACGAGGAATTTCGCTGACCAACGTGGTCCGACGGAAAAAACTGAATCCTCTGAAATTACAGAAGAAAACCTTTATCAAACTGATCGGCAAAGCCCGCTACACGCAGTTTGGGCAGGCGTTTCAGTTTGAAGACATAGAAAATGCCGCCTTCTTCGACGAGAGCAAGGAGTTTTACCGGAAGTTTCAGGAGAACGTTCCCATCTACGATTACAACAAGATTTACAAAGACTGGTGGCACCGCTCGATCAAGGGCGAAAAAAACGTCTGCTGGCCCGGACGGGTTACCTATTTCGCGCTGAGTTCCGGCACCTCGGAAGCGGCCTCGAAATCCATTCCGGTGACCAAAGCCATGACCAAAGCGATTCAGAAGACCAGCATTCGGCAAATTCTGAGCCTGAGCCGCTACCAGCACCTCCCCTCTCAGCTCTACGAAAAAGGAATGCTGATGCTGGGCGGCAGCACCCGGCTCAGCTACCGGGATAACCATTTCGAGGGCGACCTGAGCGGTATTCAGGCCAAACAGATTCCGTTCTGGTTTCAGAAATTCTACAAACCGGGCAAAGAAATTGCCCAGGAACAGGACTGGGCGCTGAAACTGGACGAAATTACGGAGCAGGCTTCACAGTGGGACATTGGTTTTGTGGTGGGTGTGCCGGCCTGGATTCAGTTACTGATGGAGAAAATCATTGACCACTACAAGGTCAAGACCATTCACGACATCTGGCCGAACCTGATGGTGTTTTGCCACGGTGGGGTTTCGTTCGAACCGTACCGCAAGGGCTTTGAACGGTTGCTGGCCCACCCGATTACCTACATCGAGACCTACCTGGCCTCGGAAGGCTTCATTGCCTACCAGAGCCACCCCGATGCGGAAGGGATGCAACTGGTGCTGGACAACGGCATTTTCTTTGAATTTATTCCTTTCAACGACGAAAACTTCAACGCCGACGGCGAGGTGGTGGCCAAACCGCAGACGCTGATGATCGACGAAGTGGAAGAGGGGAAGGAATACGCCCTGCTGATTTCGACGGTTTCGGGGGCCTGGCGGTATTTGATTGGTGACACCATCCGGTTTGTTTCCAAAAAACGCTGCGAGATTGTCATAACCGGCCGGACCAAACACTTCCTTAGTCTGTGCGGGGAACACCTCTCGGTTGACAACATGAACAAAGCCGTCGAATTGGCCTCACGCGAACTAAAAATAAACGTTCGGGAATTTACCGTGGCCGGTATTTCGCACGACAACCTGTTTGCCCACCACTGGTACATTGGCACCGACGAGTCGGTCGATGAAACGGTTTTAAAAAGCCTGATCGACGCCAAACTGAAGGAACTGAACGACGACTACGCCGTTGAACGCCGGCACGCTCTCAAGGACGTTTTCGTGACGGTATTGCCTTCGTCGACCTTTTACAAATGGATGGAAACGAAGGGCAAGCTGGGCGGCCAGAACAAATTCCCACGGGTCTTGAAGAAGAACCTGGTTGGCGATTGGGAAGGCTTCCTCAACACCCAGGGCATTGAACCCCAGACCATTCGGGAACTGTAG
- a CDS encoding GNAT family N-acetyltransferase → MLHELRTATVADINAIIALQEKIWEPTYRAILDPEQIQFMFQAIYAEEALRDQMENQQHEFVLVYSDGQLTGFASYSQNTAEPSGFKLHKIYVLPSEQGKGTGRLLLDEVVRRCRAAGADRLYLNVNRYNKARQFYERLGFRVIREEDIPIGPYWMNDFVMEKELVAH, encoded by the coding sequence ATGTTGCATGAATTGCGGACGGCCACCGTGGCCGATATTAATGCCATTATTGCCTTGCAGGAAAAAATCTGGGAGCCTACCTACCGCGCCATTCTCGATCCGGAACAGATTCAATTCATGTTTCAGGCCATTTATGCTGAGGAAGCGCTGCGGGATCAGATGGAAAACCAGCAGCACGAATTTGTGCTGGTCTATTCCGATGGGCAGTTGACCGGTTTTGCTTCGTATTCTCAGAATACCGCCGAGCCCAGCGGGTTTAAGCTGCACAAAATCTACGTGCTGCCCTCCGAGCAGGGCAAGGGAACCGGGCGGCTTTTGCTGGATGAAGTCGTTCGCCGGTGCCGGGCGGCTGGGGCCGATCGGCTGTACCTGAACGTAAACCGGTACAATAAAGCCCGGCAGTTCTACGAACGGCTGGGCTTTCGGGTGATCCGGGAGGAAGACATTCCCATCGGACCCTATTGGATGAATGACTTTGTAATGGAAAAAGAATTAGTGGCTCATTGA
- a CDS encoding deoxynucleoside kinase has protein sequence MHIAITGNIGAGKTTLATLLAAHYGWDVLKEAVEGNPYLVDFYEDMARWSFNLQIFFLNSRFEQMLVINEGRGSVVQDRTIYEDAHIFARNLHESGLMSPRDYQTYRRVFENMLALVHPPDLMIYLRAGLPKLQERIRMRGRAYEQSISPDYLASLNQHYEAFVGEYTAGKLLILEVDTLDYVNNPADLKSVIAEVDRFVL, from the coding sequence ATGCACATTGCGATCACGGGTAATATCGGGGCCGGCAAAACCACGCTGGCCACACTACTGGCCGCTCATTACGGCTGGGATGTTTTGAAGGAAGCCGTTGAAGGGAATCCGTATTTGGTTGATTTTTATGAAGATATGGCCCGCTGGTCGTTTAATCTGCAAATCTTTTTCCTCAACAGCCGGTTTGAGCAGATGCTGGTCATTAACGAAGGCCGGGGGTCGGTGGTGCAGGACCGGACCATCTACGAGGATGCCCACATTTTTGCCCGGAATCTGCACGAAAGCGGCCTGATGAGCCCGCGGGATTACCAGACCTACCGGCGGGTGTTTGAAAACATGCTGGCCCTGGTGCACCCACCCGACCTGATGATTTACCTCCGCGCCGGGCTGCCGAAACTCCAGGAGCGGATTCGGATGCGGGGGCGGGCGTACGAACAATCCATCAGCCCGGATTACCTGGCCAGTCTGAACCAGCATTACGAAGCCTTCGTGGGGGAATACACCGCTGGGAAGCTGCTGATTCTCGAGGTGGACACCCTGGATTACGTCAACAACCCGGCTGACTTGAAATCGGTTATTGCCGAGGTAGACCGGTTTGTGTTGTAA
- the surE gene encoding 5'/3'-nucleotidase SurE, which translates to MPEQKPLILVSNDDGINAPGIRTLVTLMKQLGDVVVVAPSSPQSGMGHAITIASPLRLYEVDLFPGTPAYECSGTPADCVKLAKHYVLKERVPDLVVSGINHGSNTSISVLYSGTMSAAIEAAIEGIPAIGFSLCDYAHDADFTHTHDHILKIAGHALENGIPKGVALNVNFPAKSDQPLREIRVCRQADARWLEEFDERKDPYGRNYFWMAGKFVNNDTGEDTDEYALSQNCTSVVPCQLDLTDYKNIETLKGWNINERAQTLQDSPAAEPTHPSS; encoded by the coding sequence ATGCCGGAACAAAAACCGTTGATTTTGGTATCGAATGACGACGGCATCAATGCCCCCGGCATTCGAACCTTAGTAACATTGATGAAACAACTGGGTGACGTTGTGGTGGTTGCCCCCAGCAGCCCGCAGTCGGGAATGGGACACGCCATTACCATTGCTTCCCCCCTACGCCTATACGAAGTCGACCTGTTTCCGGGTACGCCCGCTTACGAATGTTCCGGTACGCCCGCCGACTGCGTAAAACTGGCCAAGCATTACGTCCTCAAAGAGCGGGTTCCGGATCTGGTGGTGAGCGGCATCAACCACGGCAGCAATACCTCGATCAGTGTCCTTTATTCGGGTACCATGTCGGCGGCCATCGAAGCGGCCATTGAGGGCATTCCGGCCATCGGTTTTTCGCTGTGCGATTATGCCCACGACGCCGATTTTACGCACACGCACGATCATATCCTGAAAATTGCCGGTCACGCGCTCGAAAACGGCATTCCGAAGGGCGTAGCGCTGAATGTCAACTTCCCGGCCAAATCCGACCAGCCCCTGCGCGAAATCCGGGTGTGCCGGCAAGCCGACGCCCGCTGGCTGGAAGAGTTCGACGAGCGCAAAGACCCCTACGGCCGGAATTATTTCTGGATGGCGGGTAAGTTCGTCAACAACGATACCGGTGAGGACACCGACGAATACGCCTTGTCGCAAAACTGTACGTCCGTAGTGCCCTGCCAGCTCGATCTGACAGATTACAAAAACATAGAGACGCTCAAAGGCTGGAACATCAACGAGCGTGCGCAGACGCTTCAGGATTCGCCAGCCGCCGAACCTACCCACCCATCATCCTAA
- a CDS encoding SOS response-associated peptidase: MCYSVNVISEISQLAKAFKVSNKDPQNEGYTPSAKISGFAHPLLPVISQENPDEIQLFKWGLIPTWAKEDKADELAKMTLNAREESIFEKPSFKDSIGSRRCLLLVDGFYEWRHEKKEKIPYFITMADGKPFALGCIYSVWKGQHTFSIVTTPANPLMEYIHNTKKRMPLMISHAEERRWINPELTKAEIQELMQPLDENEMKAEVLG, encoded by the coding sequence ATGTGCTATTCTGTTAATGTAATTTCTGAAATTAGCCAACTGGCAAAAGCATTTAAGGTGTCCAACAAAGACCCGCAAAATGAAGGGTATACTCCTTCCGCAAAAATCTCCGGATTCGCGCATCCCCTGCTGCCCGTCATTTCGCAGGAAAATCCGGACGAAATTCAGCTTTTCAAATGGGGGTTGATTCCAACCTGGGCCAAAGAGGATAAGGCCGACGAACTGGCGAAAATGACGCTGAACGCCCGCGAAGAGTCTATTTTTGAAAAACCTTCGTTCAAAGACAGCATCGGGTCCAGACGTTGTCTGCTGCTGGTGGACGGTTTTTACGAGTGGCGGCACGAAAAAAAGGAGAAAATACCGTATTTCATCACGATGGCGGACGGCAAACCGTTTGCGCTGGGCTGTATTTACTCGGTCTGGAAAGGGCAGCACACGTTTTCCATTGTGACCACCCCGGCCAACCCGCTCATGGAATACATTCACAACACCAAAAAGCGGATGCCGCTGATGATCAGCCACGCGGAAGAACGACGCTGGATCAACCCGGAACTGACCAAAGCAGAGATCCAGGAATTGATGCAGCCGCTGGACGAAAACGAAATGAAAGCGGAGGTCTTGGGGTAA